The Pseudomonas sp. MPC6 nucleotide sequence GGCGGCGGCGGATGCCCAGGTTGATCCGCGCCCGACGGTCGGCCGCGTAGTAATTCCACAGGTAGTCACGCTCCTTGTCGGTGACCATTTCCAGCGTCAGCTCATCATGGTTGCGCAGGAAAATCGCCCACTGACAGTTGGCCGGAATTTCCGGGGTCTGGCGCAGGATGTCGGTGATCGGGAAACGGTCTTCCTGGGCCAGCGCCATGTACATGCGCGGCATCAGCGGGAAGTGGAACGCCATGTGGCACTCATCGCCATTCAGGCCTTTGGCGTCGGTGTCGCCAAAGTACAGCTGGGTATCTTCCGGCCATTGGTTGGCCTCGGCCAGGAGCATGCGGTCCGGGTAGTTGGCGTCGATTTCGGCACGGATCTGCTTGAGGACGTCGTGGGTCTCGGGCAGGTTTTCGTTGTTGGTGCCGTCACGTTCGATCAGGTACGGAATCGCATCCAGGCGCAAGCCATCGATACCCATGTCCAGCCAGTAGCGCATGACCGACAGCACGGCTTTCATGACTTGCGGGTTGTCGAAGTTAAGGTCCGGCTGGTGCGAATAGAAGCGGTGCCAGAAATACTGGCCGGCCACCGGATCCCAGGTCCAGTTGGACTTCTCGGTGTCGAGAAAGATGATGCGGGTGCCGTCGTATTTGTGATCGTCATCGGACCAGACGTAGAAATCCCGCGCCGCCGAACCTTTCTTGGCCTTGCGTGCGCGCTGGAACCAGGCGTGCTGATCCGAGGTATGGTTGATGACCAGCTCGGTAATCACCCGCAGGCCTCGTTTGTGGGCCTCGGAAATGAAACGCTTGGCATCGGCCATGGTGCCGTAATCGGAATGCACGCCACGGTATTCGGCGATGTCGTAGCCGTCGTCGCGCCGTGGCGAGGGGTAGAAGGGCAACAGCCAGACGGTATTGACGCCGAGGTCGGCAATGTAATCGAGTTTGGCGATAAGACCGGGAAAGTCGCCGATCCCGTCATTGTTGGAGTCGAAAAACGATTTGACGTGAACCTGGTAGATCACTGCATCCTTGTACCAGAGCGGATCCTTGATAAAGGTGGCTGCCTTGGGTTTCTTCGCCATTTGAAACTCCTGTTGAATTCAAATTTACTGCGGAGCCGAGTGCAAACCCAATGACACCGCTGTCCTGTGGGAGCGGGCTTGCTCGCGAAGAGGGAGTGTCAGTCGGCATTGATGCTGCCTGACCCACCGCCTTCGCGAGCAAGCCCGCTCCCACATTTGAAGCGCATGTCTTTATACGGTGAAGCGCCAGATCCCGAACGGCAGATGCGCCGGATCGATTCGCATGAACTGGTCCTTGCCGTGCCACGTCCAGCGATGCCCGCTCATCAGGTCCTCGCCCTGGCTGCTGGCGTCGTCGGGTAATCCCATTTCCCACAACGGTAATTCGAAATTCGCTTCCTGGACGTTATGCGGATCCAGGCTCACCGCCACCAGAATGAAATTGCTGCCGTCGGCACTGCGCTTGCCGAAATACAGGATGTTGTCGTTCCAGGCGTTGTAGACCTTCAGCCCCAGGTGCGTCTGCAGGGCCGGGTTCTGCCGGCGAATCCGGTTGAGCTGGGCGATTTCGGCAATGATATTGCCCGGTGCGGTGAAGTCCCGCGGGCGGATTTCATACTTCTCGGAGTTGAGGTATTCCTCCTTGCCCGGCACGGGGGCCGCTTCACAGAGTTCGAACCCTGAATACATGCCCCACAGGCCGGAGCCCATGGTCGCCAGTGCCGCGCGAATCAGAAACCCGGCACGCCCGCTTTCATGCAGGAACGCCGGGTTGATATCGGGCGTATTGACGAAGAAGTTCGGCCGATAGCACTCGCGCCACGGCGACTCGTTCAGTTCGGTGAGATAGGTCGCCAGCTCGGCCTTGGTGTTACGCCAGGTGAAGTAGGTGTAGCTCTGGGTGTAACCGACCTTGCCCAGCCGCGCCATCATCGCCGGGGTGGTAAAGGCTTCGGCGAGGAACATCACTTCCGGGTGCAACGCGCGCACATCGGCGATCAGCCATTGCCAGAACGGCAGCGGCTTGGTGTGCGGGTTGTCGACGCGAAAGATCTTCACGCCCTCCTCGACCCAACCGACCACGATGTCGCGCAACTCAACCCAGAGACTGGGAATCGCATCGGTGGCATAGAAGTCGACGTTGACAATGTCCTGGTATTTCTTCGGCGGGTTTTCGGCATACTTGATCGTGCCGTCCGGCCGCCAGTTGAACCAGCCCGGGTGCTGTTTGAGCCACGGATGGTCCTGGGAACACTGGATGGCGAAATCGAGGGCGATTTCCAACCCGTGGTCAGCGGCAGCAGCGACCAGGCGGCGGAAGTCTTCGCGCGTGCCCAGCTCCGAGTGAATAGCCTCGTGCCCGCCCTCTTCGCTGCCAATGGCATAGGGGCTACCGGGATCGTTCGGCCCGGCGGTGAGGGAGTTGTTGGGGCCTTTGCGGTAACTGCGACCGATCGGGTGGATCGGCGGGAAATACAGCACGTCGAAGCCCATGTCCTGGATCATCGGCAGCCGCGAGTGCACATCGTTAAAGGTGCCGTGGCGGGCCGGGTCATCGGTGATCGAGCGTGGAAACAATTCATACCAACTGGCGAACTGCGCCAATCCGCGCTCGACGTCCAGCGGATATTCGGGGCTGAGACTCAAATAGGCGCGGTGATCGGCCTGGGCCATCAACTCGGCACTGCGCTGGTGCATGAACAGCGCGACCTGCTCGGTTTCGAGCAGCCCGGACAATTCATGGTGCAGCGCCGCCAGGTCCTCGCTCAACTGGCCTTCCGCACGCTCCGCCGCTTGCTGGACCTGGTTGCGGCCTTCCTGCAACTCGAGGCTGATGGGCACGCCCGCCAGGTGCTTCTTCTCCAGCTCGTAGCGGAAGCTGGCAAACTGATCGATCCAGGCCTGGATACAAAAGACGTAACGGCCCTGCTCCACCACATGGAACTGGCCCCGCCAGCCATTATTGCCCAGGCTGGTCATGACCTCGGTTTGCCAGGTCTCGTCGCCATCGGCACGCCAGCGCACCCTTACGGCCAGTTGATCGTGGCCATCGGCGAACACCTTGCTGGTCACCACCACGTCCTGCCCCGCCACGGCTTTGACGGCAAACTGCCCGCCATCGAGGGTCGGCATGGTGTTTTCGATCGCGATGCGCGGCAGCAGCAAAGCCTGCGACAGCGGCATATGCGGGTTGTAGTTGAGCTCTGTCGGTTTTTCAGCAGTCATCGAGCATCTCTCCTTTACGCCCCATGGACGCTCTTGTGCTTGGTCGCCATTCGCGCAAGGCCGTCGGCCCCGGAATGAACTCACTTAGGTTCCGAGCGACGGGCGCGGGTAAAGTTCACGGGGATTTGCTTGAGTCTTCGCGGGAATCAATTCCTTTGTGCGGTGGTCAATCCACTTAAGCACGTCTTACGCCATGTGCCACAAGGAGGCTTCAACGATGGTTATTCCCGTCCCCGCTAAAACACCCGATCCGAACATTGACAGTCCAACGATTCCACCGACCGAACCGGAACCGGTGCCTGAGCAGGAGCCGCCGGGCACCACCCCGCCACCGCGGGAAGATCCGCCGGAGACGATGCCGCCGGTGATCGTCAAACCCTGAACACAATCTCCCTGACCGATGAAGATCCAAGGTAGGAGCTGGCTTGCCAGCGAAGGGGCCGTCAGATCATGCGACGCACTTGAGGACGCCTTCGCTGGCAAGCCAGCTCCTACACAAGCCAGCTCCTACAGACGATCGTTGTCCTTCTCGAAGATCTTCACGATCTTGGGCATCACCCCCAGGATCAGCAGCGCCAGCAACGTACTGAGCACCGCTGTCGCCTCGCGCCCCAACCCGGCTGAAACGCCGATGGCCGCGGTCATCCACAAGCCGGCGGCGGTGGTCAGGCCTTTGACGTGGCCTTCATCGCCCTCCTGGTTTTTCAGGATGGTTCCGGCGCCAAGAAAGCCGATCCCGGCGATCACGCCCTGCACGACCCGGCTCATGGCGTCGGCCTGGGAGCCGGACATTTGCGGCACCAGCACAAACAGCGCCGCCCCCAGCGCCACCAGCATGTGGGTGCGCACCCCGGCGGCCTTGCCCTTCTGCTCGCGTTCGAAACCGAGAATCCCGCCCAGCACCGCAGCCGTCAACAAGCGCACGGTGATGCGGGTCAGCTGTGACGCATCCGTGATGTCGGCGAACTCCTCTTGCAGGGTCACCCAAACCTCATGCCACCAGGCGTTCATGGTGCAATCCTTGTAATGAATGGCTCGATAGGGGGTGGACCGCGCGACCATTAATCGGTTGCACAGAACGATGTCTGTCAATTACGTCCTAACAGTTTAGAACCCGCCGAATAAAGGACTCCTCCCATGACGGTACGCATCGAAAACCAGACCTGCTTCTTTACCACCGAGAACGGCGAAGAAATTCGTCTGTGTCCCGACGTCACCATCATTACTGACCCTGAAAAGGCCATGTCGGCGGTGGACATCAATGGTCAGCACATCTACATCACCGAAACGGAAGCCGATGCATTGACCGTAGCAGGTGCCGTGGACGGTCGCCGGCATTTGAAGGCCACCGACAGTGATTCGGTGATTTGACCGAATCACCTCGACAACGCCTCCCGGCGCCTGATGCAGGCGTCGGCATCGCGCTGTACTGGATGCTTCAAGTTGTCGCAGCCAGTGGGTTCCAGGCCATCTGATCCGCTTTTTATTGCAATAGCTGAGTCTGTTATGCAAACAGATCGCCGCGCATAGTGCTCACGCCTGATGGAGGCTGATGAGCGACAGACCATGAGCGATAGAATCCCCGTCCGAACCCTGGAAAGTGTCCCGCCCGTACAAAGCTTCGAGTCTTCGCGTCCACAGATGAAGGCCAAGTCCAGCGATAACCTGATCCACACCCGCAGTTTCACCGGCCTGTTCCGTACACTGCGCATGAGCGGCGCCGGGTTTCTGTTCCTGCTGTTCTTCGGCACCGTGTGGTTGAACTGGGGCGGCCGCCAGGCGGTGCTCTGGGACTTGTCCGAAAGCAAATTCCACATCTTTGGCGCGACCTTCTGGCCGCAGGATTTCATCCTGCTCTCGGCGTTGCTGATCATCGCCGCTTTCGGCTTGTTTGCAATCACCGTGTTCGCCGGGCGGGTCTGGTGCGGCTACACCTGCCCCCAGAGCTCCTGGACCTGGATCTTCATGTGGTGCGAGAAGATCACCGAGGGCGAACGCAACCAGCGCATCAAGCTGCAAGCCGCGCCCTGGGGCCTGAACAAACTGATCCGGCGCTCGATCAAGCACACCCTGTGGCTGGCCATCAGCCTGTTGACCGGCCTGACCTTTGTCGGTTACTTCACGCCAATCCGGCCGCTGGCCGAAGAATTGCTGACTTTGCAAATGGGCGGCGTCAGCCTGTTCTGGGTGGTGTTTTTCACCGGTGCCACTTACATCAACGCCGGCTGGCTGCGCGAGGCGGTGTGCATGCACATGTGCCCGTATGCCCGGTTCCAGAGCGTGATGTTCGACAAAGACACCCTGACCATTTCCTATGACGTCGCCCGTGGCGAACACCGGGGCCCGCGCAAACGCGAGGTGGTACCGGCTACAGTCGGACTCGGCGATTGCATCGACTGCCAGCTCTGCGTGCAGGTCTGCCCCACCGGCATCGACATCCGCGACGGTTTACAGATGGAGTGCATCGGTTGCGCCGCGTGCATCGACGCCTGCGATTCGATCATGGAAAAGATGGGCTATGCCCGTGGGCTGATCAGCTATACCTCGGAGCATGAGTTGCAGGGTGGCAAGACCCGGCTGCTGCGGCCACGGCTGATCGGTTATACCGCGGTGCTGCTGGTGATGATCGGCGCCCTCGCCCTGGCGCTGGTGGAACGGCCGATGGTCTCGCTGGACGTGAGCAAGGACCGCGGCCTGTTTCGCGAGAACAGTCAGGGCCAGATTGAAAACATCTATAGCCTGAAGGTCATCAACAAGACCCAGCAACGGCAGGACTACCGGGTGACCCTGGTCGATGGCGACGGCTTCCAGCTCCAGGGCAAGACCGAGCTGAGCCTGGCGCCTGGCGAGATAGTCGATGTGCCGGTGTCGGTGGCGATGATGAGCGAACGGCCGAGCAGCGGGTCGCAGAGCATCAGCTTCAAGATTGTCGATCGTGACGAGCCCGATATTTATAGCGTGGCCAAGAGCCGGTTTGTTGCGCCGATGAACCGTTGATCCCTTAGACTGCGATGCTGCCATTCGCTGTAGGAGCGAGGCTTGCCCGCGAACAAATCACCTCGATATTTCTGAATGACACCCATCCAGGCACCCGATGAAACGCTACGAAAAATTCGCCGATGACATCGCTGAACTGATCCGCTCCGGCGTTCTCGGCCCCGGCCAGCGTGTGCCTTCGGTGCGCTACGCCAGCCAGACCTACGGCGTCAGCCCGTCCACGGTGTTCCAGGCCTATTACCTGCTCGAGCGCCGCGGGTTGATCCGCGCCCGGCCGCGTTCCGGCTACTTCGTCAACGCCCATGCACCGAGCCCGTTTTCCGAGCCGGTGATCAGCAGTCAGGTCAACGAATCCACCGAAGTCGACGTCAGCGAACTGGTGTTCTCGGTCCTCGACTCGATCAAGGACCCGAACACCGTGCCCTTCGGCTCGGCCTTCCCCAGCCCTGCCCTGTTCCCGTTGCAACGGCTGTCGCGCTCCCTGGCCAGTGCCGCCCGGGACATGGACCCGCGCATGGTGGTCACCGACATGTCGCCGGGCAACCCGCAACTGCGTCGACAAATCGCCCTGCGCTACATGGTCGGCGGGCTGATGCTGCCCATCGAAGAGCTGCTGATCACCAACGGCGCGCTGGAAGCCCTGAACCTGTGCCTGCAAGCCGTCACCGAACCTGGCGACCTGGTGGCCATTGAAGCGCCAGCGTTCTACGCCTGCCTGCAAGTGCTGGAACGCTTGAAGCTCAAAGCCGTGGAAATCCCCGTGCACCCGCGCGACGGCATCGACCTTGGCGTGCTCGCGCAAACCCTGGAGCGCCACCCGATCAAGGCTTGCTGGTGCATGACCAGTTTTCAGAACCCCATGGGCGCGACCATGCCCGAAGCCAAAAAACGCGAACTGGTGGAGTTGTTGCGCAGCCATCAGGTGCCGCTGATCGAAGACGACGTCTATGCCGAGCTCTATTACGGTCAACAGGCGCCGAAACCGGCCAAGGCCTTCGACACCGAGGGGCTGGTGATGCACTGCGGTTCATTCGCCAAGAGCCTGGCCCCCGGCTACCGCATCGGCTGGGTCGCTGCCGGGCGTTTTGCGCAAAAGATCGAACGGCTGAAACTCATGACCTCGCTCTGCGCCTCGATGCCGGCCCAGGCGGCCATTGCCGACTACCTGCAGCATGGCGGTTACGACCGGCATTTGCGCAAATTGCGTTACGCACTGGAAGAGCAGCAGAGCGCGATGCTGGCGGCCATCGCTCGCTATTTCCCGGCGCAGACACGGGTCAGCCAGCCGGCGGGCGGGTACTTTTTGTGGCTGGAGTTGCCGGCGCAGATGGATTCGTTGAAGTTGTTTCAGATGGCCTTGGCGCAGGGGATCAGCATTGCGCCGGGACCGATCTTTTCACCGACCCAACGTTTCAGGAATTGTATCCGGTTGAATTATGGCAGCCCGTGGGATGAGGCTGCGGAGCAGGCGATGGAGACGTTGGGCAGGATTGTCAGGTCCTTTTAAAAGCAAAAGATCGCAGCCTTCGGCAGCTCCTACAGGTGGACGCAAAACCCCTGTAGGAGCTGGCTTGCCAGCGAAAGCGTCCGTTCATGCGATAAAGGTATCGACTGATCCACCGCCTTCGCTGGCAAGCCAGCTCCTACAGAGTTTTGCGTTCCCCTGTGAGCTGCCGAAGGCTGCGATCTTTTGATCTTCAGCTGTTACCGGCCACCACCCAGATCAACGAAAGTCCCCGTCGCATACGACGCCTTATCCGACAACAACCAGACAATCGCCTCCGCCACTTCATCCGGCCGCCCGCCCCGCGCCATGGGGATCGCCGATTCCAGCTTGCTGACCCGGTCCGGATCGCCGCTCAGCGCATGAAAGTCGGTATAGATGAACCCCGGTCGCACGGCGTTGACACGAATACCTTCGCCCGCCACTTCCTTCGACAGGCCGATGGTGAAGCTGTCCAGCGCGCCTTTCGACGCCGCGTAGTCCACGTACTCGTTGGGTGATCCCAGGCGCGAGGCGACCGAGGACACGTTGACGATACTGCCGCCCTGCCCGCCGTGCCTGGGCGACATGCGCAGGAGCGCATGCTTGGCGCAGAGGATCGGCGCCAGGACGTTGGTCTTGAGGGTTTTGAGGATGCGAAATTCCGACATTTCCTCGACCCGGGACTTGTGCCCGACGGTGCCTGCGTTGTTGACCAGGGCCGTGACCCTGCCCAGTTCGCTGTCCACCCGCTGGAACAGGGCGATCACCTCGTCTTCGATACTGACGTCGGCGCGAACCGCGATGGCTTGCGCGCCCAGGGCGCGGACTTGCTCGAGCACCGTCTGGGCGGCTTCTTCGTCGGCCTGATAGTTGATGCAGATCCGATAGCCCTGTTCGGCGGCCAACAAGGCGGTGGCGGCACCGATGCCGCGGCTGCCGCCGGTGATGACGATGACTTTATCCATGCTGGCGTTCCCCCGTTTCAAGCGTAAGCAGTCGGAGCAAAGAATAACCGTCATCGCCGGGTTTTGCATCGGCGTGTTTCCAAACCCTGCGGCTGGCTGAGGATGCTTGTGTGGCGAGGGAGCCACACAAGCAACCTCTTCAGAAAAGCACTCTGTTCTCTTGGGGGTGGATCAACCGACTGCCAATTGTTCGCCACGCACAATATCCGCCAGGAAGCGCGCCGCCGGCAGCGGATGGCCGAGCAGATAGCCTTGCA carries:
- a CDS encoding alpha-1,4-glucan--maltose-1-phosphate maltosyltransferase, which codes for MTAEKPTELNYNPHMPLSQALLLPRIAIENTMPTLDGGQFAVKAVAGQDVVVTSKVFADGHDQLAVRVRWRADGDETWQTEVMTSLGNNGWRGQFHVVEQGRYVFCIQAWIDQFASFRYELEKKHLAGVPISLELQEGRNQVQQAAERAEGQLSEDLAALHHELSGLLETEQVALFMHQRSAELMAQADHRAYLSLSPEYPLDVERGLAQFASWYELFPRSITDDPARHGTFNDVHSRLPMIQDMGFDVLYFPPIHPIGRSYRKGPNNSLTAGPNDPGSPYAIGSEEGGHEAIHSELGTREDFRRLVAAAADHGLEIALDFAIQCSQDHPWLKQHPGWFNWRPDGTIKYAENPPKKYQDIVNVDFYATDAIPSLWVELRDIVVGWVEEGVKIFRVDNPHTKPLPFWQWLIADVRALHPEVMFLAEAFTTPAMMARLGKVGYTQSYTYFTWRNTKAELATYLTELNESPWRECYRPNFFVNTPDINPAFLHESGRAGFLIRAALATMGSGLWGMYSGFELCEAAPVPGKEEYLNSEKYEIRPRDFTAPGNIIAEIAQLNRIRRQNPALQTHLGLKVYNAWNDNILYFGKRSADGSNFILVAVSLDPHNVQEANFELPLWEMGLPDDASSQGEDLMSGHRWTWHGKDQFMRIDPAHLPFGIWRFTV
- a CDS encoding MgtC/SapB family protein — its product is MNAWWHEVWVTLQEEFADITDASQLTRITVRLLTAAVLGGILGFEREQKGKAAGVRTHMLVALGAALFVLVPQMSGSQADAMSRVVQGVIAGIGFLGAGTILKNQEGDEGHVKGLTTAAGLWMTAAIGVSAGLGREATAVLSTLLALLILGVMPKIVKIFEKDNDRL
- a CDS encoding DUF3203 family protein; protein product: MTVRIENQTCFFTTENGEEIRLCPDVTIITDPEKAMSAVDINGQHIYITETEADALTVAGAVDGRRHLKATDSDSVI
- the ccoG gene encoding cytochrome c oxidase accessory protein CcoG, giving the protein MSDRIPVRTLESVPPVQSFESSRPQMKAKSSDNLIHTRSFTGLFRTLRMSGAGFLFLLFFGTVWLNWGGRQAVLWDLSESKFHIFGATFWPQDFILLSALLIIAAFGLFAITVFAGRVWCGYTCPQSSWTWIFMWCEKITEGERNQRIKLQAAPWGLNKLIRRSIKHTLWLAISLLTGLTFVGYFTPIRPLAEELLTLQMGGVSLFWVVFFTGATYINAGWLREAVCMHMCPYARFQSVMFDKDTLTISYDVARGEHRGPRKREVVPATVGLGDCIDCQLCVQVCPTGIDIRDGLQMECIGCAACIDACDSIMEKMGYARGLISYTSEHELQGGKTRLLRPRLIGYTAVLLVMIGALALALVERPMVSLDVSKDRGLFRENSQGQIENIYSLKVINKTQQRQDYRVTLVDGDGFQLQGKTELSLAPGEIVDVPVSVAMMSERPSSGSQSISFKIVDRDEPDIYSVAKSRFVAPMNR
- the mapR gene encoding GntR family transcriptional regulator MpaR (MapR regulates genes involved in Pseudomonas quinolone signal (PQS) production and anthranilate metabolism), whose translation is MKRYEKFADDIAELIRSGVLGPGQRVPSVRYASQTYGVSPSTVFQAYYLLERRGLIRARPRSGYFVNAHAPSPFSEPVISSQVNESTEVDVSELVFSVLDSIKDPNTVPFGSAFPSPALFPLQRLSRSLASAARDMDPRMVVTDMSPGNPQLRRQIALRYMVGGLMLPIEELLITNGALEALNLCLQAVTEPGDLVAIEAPAFYACLQVLERLKLKAVEIPVHPRDGIDLGVLAQTLERHPIKACWCMTSFQNPMGATMPEAKKRELVELLRSHQVPLIEDDVYAELYYGQQAPKPAKAFDTEGLVMHCGSFAKSLAPGYRIGWVAAGRFAQKIERLKLMTSLCASMPAQAAIADYLQHGGYDRHLRKLRYALEEQQSAMLAAIARYFPAQTRVSQPAGGYFLWLELPAQMDSLKLFQMALAQGISIAPGPIFSPTQRFRNCIRLNYGSPWDEAAEQAMETLGRIVRSF
- a CDS encoding SDR family oxidoreductase, translated to MDKVIVITGGSRGIGAATALLAAEQGYRICINYQADEEAAQTVLEQVRALGAQAIAVRADVSIEDEVIALFQRVDSELGRVTALVNNAGTVGHKSRVEEMSEFRILKTLKTNVLAPILCAKHALLRMSPRHGGQGGSIVNVSSVASRLGSPNEYVDYAASKGALDSFTIGLSKEVAGEGIRVNAVRPGFIYTDFHALSGDPDRVSKLESAIPMARGGRPDEVAEAIVWLLSDKASYATGTFVDLGGGR